Proteins encoded within one genomic window of Formosa agariphila KMM 3901:
- a CDS encoding cupin domain-containing protein, giving the protein MTTNNLYDNLEYNADKPAISVLLQTAFSKEIRILLKKGQLMKEHKAPKPIVVEVFEGEIDFGVDGQTHALKKGDLLTLDSNVPHDLFAKENSIVRLTLSIQDTVERVEKVVE; this is encoded by the coding sequence ATGACTACAAATAATTTATACGATAATTTAGAATATAACGCCGATAAGCCGGCTATTAGTGTGCTTCTACAAACGGCATTTAGTAAAGAAATACGGATTTTATTAAAGAAAGGTCAGTTAATGAAAGAGCACAAAGCCCCAAAACCTATAGTTGTTGAAGTGTTTGAAGGTGAAATTGATTTTGGTGTGGACGGACAAACTCATGCCTTAAAAAAAGGAGACCTTTTAACATTAGATTCTAATGTGCCTCACGATTTATTTGCAAAAGAAAATAGCATTGTACGTTTAACGCTTTCCATTCAAGATACTGTTGAACGTGTGGAAAAAGTGGTGGAATAA
- a CDS encoding DUF2490 domain-containing protein, with translation MKTTLKDILKMPILSKLSLIVFLLFFSGNIYSQFNDKKMGSWYMYAFNAELTDSQWGFQGDIQHRNWNVSGDLEQLLLRGGVHYTPKNSKIKITAGYAYIQSSYYDSSEIQNHENRIYQEAKMPQKLGGRIYLGHRFRFEQRMVQNQDFRTRFRYAFSIDVPLNNRLLIPKTWYISAYDEIFINGQKDIGNNKQVDLFDRNRVYFGVGYIISQHLKSTFGVLRQNTSTWSKNQFVLSLFHHI, from the coding sequence TTGAAAACTACTCTAAAAGACATTCTAAAAATGCCTATTCTTTCTAAACTTTCTCTTATTGTTTTTCTATTATTTTTCTCAGGAAATATCTATTCTCAATTTAACGATAAAAAAATGGGTAGTTGGTATATGTATGCATTTAATGCCGAACTAACCGATAGCCAATGGGGTTTTCAAGGAGATATTCAACATAGAAACTGGAATGTTTCGGGCGATCTAGAACAATTACTTTTAAGAGGTGGCGTACATTATACACCAAAAAACAGCAAGATTAAAATTACTGCAGGATATGCCTATATTCAATCTAGTTATTACGACTCTAGCGAAATACAAAACCATGAAAACAGAATTTACCAAGAAGCTAAAATGCCACAAAAATTAGGTGGGCGTATTTACTTAGGTCATCGGTTTCGATTTGAGCAACGCATGGTGCAAAATCAAGATTTCAGAACCCGTTTTAGATATGCATTTAGTATAGATGTACCACTTAACAATAGATTACTAATACCTAAAACATGGTATATTTCGGCATATGACGAAATATTTATTAACGGACAAAAAGATATTGGGAATAACAAGCAAGTTGATCTTTTCGATAGAAATCGCGTGTATTTTGGAGTGGGTTATATTATTTCACAACATTTAAAAAGCACCTTTGGAGTTCTTAGACAAAACACTTCTACCTGGAGTAAAAACCAATTTGTATTGAGCTTATTCCATCATATCTAA
- a CDS encoding PEP/pyruvate-binding domain-containing protein: MNKLFVSFACFLITCAVYAQDKSAIDNSRIKEYISDFKKDIRGPYRDIRWFCDDGTINMPKEPCEDGGVQHARYKDNVIALGEKSHVYLGQILASTAKADFWDQTNAQSRLKQYIVEKYLKSVDDGWIHRRSQYYRGAIQVEDEQAWGKDFFSWLLKNDDYIAKQFYLIRQAVKDIPHSEDTNVAQLMRSQSKVLAEEFEPFMNLRIKIHGQPEPSDIEKVKEFKASQASKLTPGLNKQLDELVDTMSDYFEPVHIESLSAYVSALTNTEIKTKLNEFITVYQAETTATKIEGSAEIMWFIRQNILEEKSAEGRLALFDLSLKLELLITKQVSDYPADTLEDLIGKVCYLSTASAASGYTELWEWQEINGYLAETENSELTLETLHSILEAARKQLEWGTGKNSAVFGDVVTLYEGFEPLVHGFLDDRIRGSVALPLGNSIGKLGTFISAESALSNRVLNLDNQSHIHGLNPGYAKGKLVVVEGSGEGMDVDPNNIYVFDRPPSDLKPIAGILTVSEGNLVSHVQLLARNLGIPNAAISSDNIREFKKYSGEVVFYAVSNKGTVIMKQESEMTADEQFLFSKTEQTHDMITVPVEKIRLDRTTILNLREVNAKSSGIYCGPKAANLGELKENFPDHVVEGFVIPFGIFLNHMKQTIPNETTTYWDYLNSIFNDARQMEKDGKPAKDIENFQLTELSKLRKLIIEMPLLDGFISDLEGNFQSVLGTELGETSVFLRSDTNMEDLKSFTGAGLNLTLFNVLERNKIIEGIKTVWASPYTERSFKWRQKYLTNPENVYPSIVVIPGVNNDFSGVMITKGVSSGNTDEITVAFSRGVGGAVDGQAAETWTIKNNGNHHLISPSREPSYLSLPSTGGTKRNRTTFETPIVNSKTIATVNAFSKELVEKMEKKGIEGPYDVELGFKEDKLWLFQVRPFVENKKAKSSTYLESITPKVDLSKKISNSTAL; encoded by the coding sequence ATGAACAAATTATTTGTTTCATTTGCTTGTTTTTTAATTACTTGTGCGGTCTATGCACAAGATAAATCGGCAATAGATAATTCCAGAATAAAGGAATATATCTCAGACTTTAAAAAAGATATTCGAGGCCCGTATCGCGATATTCGTTGGTTTTGCGACGATGGTACTATTAATATGCCAAAAGAACCTTGTGAGGATGGCGGTGTACAACATGCCCGTTACAAGGACAATGTTATCGCTTTGGGTGAAAAAAGCCATGTGTATTTAGGACAAATTTTGGCGTCTACGGCGAAAGCAGATTTTTGGGATCAGACCAATGCTCAATCGCGTTTAAAACAATATATCGTTGAAAAATATTTGAAATCGGTAGATGATGGTTGGATTCACAGACGCTCACAATATTATCGAGGAGCCATTCAAGTAGAGGATGAGCAAGCTTGGGGAAAAGACTTTTTTTCTTGGTTACTTAAAAACGACGACTATATCGCAAAGCAGTTTTATTTAATTCGTCAAGCGGTTAAAGATATTCCGCATTCTGAAGATACAAATGTTGCGCAACTTATGCGTAGTCAATCTAAAGTTTTAGCAGAGGAATTCGAGCCTTTCATGAATTTAAGAATTAAAATTCATGGGCAACCCGAACCATCGGATATTGAAAAGGTGAAAGAGTTTAAAGCTAGTCAAGCAAGTAAATTAACTCCTGGTTTAAATAAGCAATTAGACGAATTGGTAGACACTATGAGTGATTATTTCGAGCCGGTACATATTGAAAGTTTATCGGCTTATGTTTCGGCACTTACAAATACAGAAATTAAAACGAAGTTAAATGAATTTATAACCGTTTACCAAGCAGAAACTACAGCGACTAAAATTGAAGGCTCTGCAGAAATTATGTGGTTTATTCGTCAGAATATTTTAGAAGAGAAATCAGCAGAAGGCCGTTTAGCTTTATTCGATTTATCTTTGAAATTGGAGTTGTTAATTACCAAACAAGTTAGTGATTATCCTGCAGACACATTAGAAGATTTAATTGGTAAAGTGTGTTACTTAAGTACAGCATCTGCAGCGTCTGGATATACAGAACTATGGGAATGGCAAGAGATAAATGGCTATTTAGCAGAAACTGAAAATTCAGAATTAACATTAGAAACGTTACATTCAATTTTAGAAGCAGCGCGTAAACAATTGGAGTGGGGAACAGGAAAAAATAGTGCTGTTTTCGGTGATGTTGTTACGCTTTATGAAGGATTCGAACCTTTGGTTCATGGGTTTTTAGACGATAGAATTCGGGGTTCTGTGGCGCTTCCGTTAGGGAATAGTATCGGGAAATTAGGCACGTTTATTTCTGCCGAATCGGCTTTAAGTAATCGTGTTTTAAATTTAGATAATCAAAGTCATATTCACGGTTTAAATCCGGGTTATGCCAAAGGGAAATTAGTGGTTGTTGAAGGTTCTGGTGAGGGCATGGATGTGGACCCTAATAATATTTACGTTTTCGATAGACCGCCATCAGATTTAAAACCTATAGCAGGTATTTTAACCGTTTCTGAAGGGAATTTAGTATCGCATGTACAATTACTTGCTCGTAATTTAGGAATACCTAATGCGGCAATTTCATCAGATAATATTCGTGAATTTAAAAAGTACTCTGGAGAAGTTGTTTTTTATGCCGTGTCGAATAAAGGAACGGTGATTATGAAGCAAGAAAGCGAGATGACAGCAGACGAACAGTTTTTATTTTCGAAAACAGAACAAACACATGATATGATTACTGTTCCTGTGGAGAAAATAAGATTAGACAGGACTACCATTTTAAATCTAAGAGAAGTTAATGCCAAATCTTCAGGAATTTATTGCGGCCCAAAAGCTGCTAATTTAGGAGAATTAAAAGAAAACTTTCCAGACCATGTGGTTGAAGGATTTGTAATACCGTTCGGAATCTTTTTAAACCATATGAAGCAAACCATTCCAAACGAAACCACAACGTATTGGGACTATTTAAATAGCATTTTTAATGATGCTAGGCAAATGGAAAAGGATGGCAAACCAGCAAAAGATATTGAAAATTTTCAGCTAACAGAGTTAAGTAAGTTGCGAAAATTAATCATTGAGATGCCACTTCTAGATGGTTTTATTTCAGATTTAGAAGGGAACTTTCAATCTGTTTTAGGAACAGAATTGGGTGAAACCTCTGTGTTTTTAAGAAGTGATACCAATATGGAAGATTTAAAAAGTTTTACAGGCGCTGGTTTAAACCTAACATTATTTAATGTGTTAGAACGCAACAAAATTATTGAAGGTATTAAAACCGTTTGGGCATCGCCATATACAGAACGTAGCTTTAAATGGCGTCAGAAATACTTAACTAATCCCGAGAATGTATATCCTTCTATTGTAGTTATTCCTGGAGTTAACAACGATTTTTCCGGAGTTATGATTACCAAAGGAGTTTCTTCTGGTAACACAGACGAAATTACCGTAGCGTTTAGTCGCGGTGTTGGTGGCGCTGTAGACGGGCAAGCTGCAGAAACGTGGACCATTAAAAATAATGGCAATCATCATTTAATTTCCCCATCTCGCGAACCGTCTTATTTGTCGTTGCCCAGCACAGGAGGTACGAAACGCAACAGAACGACTTTCGAAACTCCGATTGTTAATTCTAAAACAATAGCAACAGTAAATGCCTTTAGTAAAGAATTAGTTGAAAAAATGGAGAAAAAAGGTATTGAAGGGCCATACGATGTAGAACTTGGTTTTAAAGAGGATAAGTTATGGTTATTTCAAGTGCGTCCGTTTGTTGAGAATAAAAAAGCCAAAAGTTCAACCTATCTCGAATCTATTACCCCAAAAGTCGATTTGTCTAAAAAGATTTCTAATAGCACCGCCTTATAA